The genomic stretch GCATTTTTGATCATAGCTTAGTTGTTCAAGGTCAAATTTATGTTAATGATTTAGATTTACAAAATCGTAAAAATCAAAAAAAAATAAATCAAAAGCTAACCTTTATTGATCAAGAAGGTCTTTATTTAGAAGAATACGATTTTTATCATAATTTAAAATTTAGTTATCAAAATTGAAGTAATTTCTTGTTTAAAACTTTGAAAATTTTTACTAAAACTGAGCTTTCTACAATTTGAGAAGAATTGACTTTTTTAGGATTGGAAAACTGAGCTTTTGTTCCTTTGAAAAATCTATCAGCAGGACAAAAGCAAAGAATGAATATTTTACGTGGACTTGCAAATGATTCGCAAATTATTTTAGCTGATGAACCAACTAGCAATTTAGATTTAAATAGTAGTAATAAAGTGATGCAACTTTTTGTTAAGCAAAAACAAGCTAATAAAGTTGTTATTATAGCAATTCATGATTTGGAAATAGCTTTAAACTATTGTGATGTACTAGTTGCTTTTAAAGATCAAGAAGTTGCAGGAGTTTTTAAACCTAGTGAGATTAAATTAAACGAATTAAAGGAATATTTTGACAATTAATAATTTTGTATCTAAAATTTGAATTTCAAAATTCAAATTTTGAGCTTTTTTCATACTTTTACTTTCCTTTTTTATTTATTCACTTATCACCTTAGATTTTTTTAATTTTAATAATACTAATTTTCAAGATACATTTCGTGAAATAAAATCTCTCTTTAGTTTTAAAAGTCACGATCCGGAATTAAGTAAAAACTTATGAATTTATAATTTAGAACTACTTTGAGAAACTATTGTAGTAGTAACTAGTGCAACTTTTTTTAGCTTTGTTTTCGCTTTTCTCAGTTCTGTTTTATCTTTTTATAGACTTTATAAATTTAAGTTGTGGGGAGCAATCTTTAGATTTATTTGTATAGTTTTAAGAGCTTTTCCAATTCTTTTGGTAATGACTTTTTTTGATGAATTTATTATTTCAAGAGCATTTTTAGCGTTTTGAATTTATTTTTGATTTACATGACTTTGAGTGCATCGCTATTTTGTAGAACTTCTTGATGCAACTAATTTAAGACGCTACTGACTTAGTCGGAAATTGGGTAAAGGTTTTATTTACAGTTTTTACTATTATGTTTTTTTAGTTAATAAAAATAAATATTTCATGAATTTTCTTTTTTCATATGAATCAAACATTCGGTGAAGTGCAATTTTAGGAAGCATTGGAATTTTTGGTATTGGTAGTTTATTCAAGAACTATCAAAGTGATAGTTCTTATCTTGGAATTACAGTCCTTTTTTTGATGCTAACAATTTTTAGTTTTGAATTAATTTTGTTTCTTTTTAATCGTTTTTTAAGTTCGCAAAAAGGATTTTATAAAAAGGAACAAGTTTTTTCAAAAAGTTTGAGATATAACTGACAAAAATATCTTTTTTGAGGATTTTTTGCCATTATTCTTTTCCTTGTGATCTTTTCGTTTTGAAAAATCTCCAAGCTAAGTGAGGGCCAAGCAATTTTTAATGCTCAGCAGTTTCAAAAATCATTTAAAACGCTTTTTAGTTTAAATTTTGAAGATGTAACTAAGAATCCTAAAATTTACTTAGTCTATTTTGATATGCTTAAACAAAGTTATGTAGCACTTGTTTTTGGAACGCTTTGAGCTATTGTTTTTGCTTATAATGCTAGCGAAAAAATTAGTCTGTGATTCAATTCACTTGGTCATAAATTTCTCCTAAGCTTAATTAAAGCAGTGCCAATTTTGATTTTCTTTCGTTTAATTAATCCATTACTAGCAACACAAGCAGCAATTACTTTAGCTTTGTCTATTTCGGTTTTTCGAAGTCTTGTGAAACAAATTATTTCAGGGATTAATTCGCTTAGTCAAAAACAATTAAGTAGTTTAAAAAAACTTTATGGCTCAAAATTTAAAATGTATTACAACTTTGTTTTACCACATCTTTATAAACTTATTCGTGGAAATTTTATTTTTGAAATTGAAAATACTTATCGAAATGCTCTCAATTATAGTTTATTTACAGGAATAGGTGTTTATTCACGGATTAGTTATTATCAAAAATATGATAATGATCATTATATTTTTGCTTATCTTTTTCCGGCTTTTCTTTTCTTTTTAATTATTGAGTTATCACTTTGATTTATTAAAGAAAAGCAAATATTTTCTCAGCTACTTTTACCAATTATCAGATTGAAACAAAAACAACAAGAATAAATCTTGTTGTTTTTTAGTGCAAATTATTTAACTAGAAATCCTGGTTCAGACTCAGGATATAACTTTTGAAATGTTTTTATAAATGATTTACCTGAATTTTCTCGTTCAAAGTTTCCGATGATATCATAAGTTAGATTTGATCAACTTTCTGCTATTTTTGCATTAGTTCTTGTTGCAAGAATAGATTTAAAAACATCCTGTTCTTTTTCACTAATTCTTGTTGGTAATCATAATCCATCTTCATTAGTTGAAGCAGTTTTAATTCAAAGATTGGTGCGATAATTTCCTATAACTACCCCTGAAGAACCTTCTGGAAAGTTTGTTGCCTTGATTTTAAAATTAGTTGAAAAATCAATATAATTTTGACCATTTATTTTTAAGAGTCTTTGATCAATTAAGAATGAATTTGTAAATTCAGGTCATAAAACTTTGTTGTAACCATCTTTTTTATAAAGAAGTTTATATCCTCTATTAGGATTGCTTATACTTTTATAAACAGTTTGATTGTTAGCATTTTTATCAAAATATCCAAGTTGATTATCGAGTTCATTTTGAGAAAAAAGAATATTATCTTGTCAATCGGTACTTGTAAAAAGTTTTGCATCTTCTGGTGTAGCAAAATTAACCTCAACAATTGCATAGTCTAAATAACTATGCAATTCAATATTTTGATAATCCTCAGGTAATAGAGCTTTAAATGGTTCTAAATTAGTATCTCATTGATCTCTTCCGTCTAGAATTACTTTGGCTTCTACTTCTTTTTCTGCGTTATTATTAAAAATTTTGAAAGTAAATTTAGGCAGATCGAATTTACTTACCATTGTATGGCCGGTTGTTAGCATAAATCATTTTGTTGGATATTGATTTGTGTTTTTCGGACTTAAAAATTCGAAAAAGCGTCCATTGGCTAGCATTCCTTGATTTTCATTGATATCTAGTGTATAACCAACATTATTTTTAGGAGTAGTCACTTCGCTAGCGATTGTTTCAGTTATTTGATTTTCAGGAGTTTGGGATTTTTTAAAACCATTAATAATTATTGTCAGTTTTCCTTGGGCATAATCAAGAAAATAAAGACCTAATTTATAAACCCAATCATTAAGAAGATTTTGATCAGGACTTACATTTTTGAAAAAATTGTTAAATTTCTTGTCTTCTAAATAGAGAATTAAAACACCTTTTTCATCAATTGGTTCATAACTTGTTATATATAAATTTTCATAATATTTATAGTTTTTAATTTTGATTAATTGATCAACTTGACTTAAAGTTGCTACTTCACTTGGTAATAATTTTGCAATTTCCTTTGTATTATATTCAAGATTTTGTGAATTTGATTGAGCATAAAAAAGTATATTAGGATAAATAAATTAGACACTTAACGTCGCATGTGTTGAAAAACCATGTGGCGTTTTTCAATTTAAATTTGATTGAGGTCTTTCGAAGTTATATCAAGAAAAATATTTAGATATGATTGAATTGACTTCGCTATCTAACATTTTATCAGTTTCATAAAAATCTAATAATTCTCTTTGAATTAATGCAAAAATAAATTCGGAAGGTCTATTTGCTAATGAATTACCTTTTGGAGACATTGATTGTTTAGTATTTACATTTTTTAAAAATTTAGAAAAGGCAAAATTTGCATATTCAATTCCGTGATCTGAATGAAAAATAGTAGGTTTGACTTTGTGCTTATCAAGAGTATCTTGAACAAGTTTTATAGTAGATGCAGAATCTCTTATATCAGACAAAGTTCAATTTAAAACAGTGTTACTAAAAGTTTCGGTGATAACATGAAGAAATCTCATTCCTTCTTTTGTTTTAATAAATTTAATATCTGCGTGTAATTTTTCACCAAAATAATTTGATTTAAAATTTCCTTGAACTAAATCTGGTGCTCAGATTCTAGAGAATTTTTCCTCTTTATTTTTCTTTGATTTTTTCTTTTGATATGCTCTTGATTTATATTGATTAAATTCATAATTTAGTCTAAATAAATATGAAGAAATTCTTTTTTGGTGTGTTAATAAGTATTTTTGATAAAGTTTATCTCTTCCTATAACAAAATTAGAATTTTTAGCTTCTAAATTAATTCAATTAATTAATTCATCATCAATATATTTCTTTTTGTCAATTTTTTCTTTCTTAGAATAAGAGTAATAAAAAGAAGTTCTATTTAATTTCAAAACAAATGAAATTTTTGAAATATTTCTAAATTGTTTACTTTTGTCTTCTTTTATTTTTATAATTTTTTCAAAAATTTCTTGTTGTTTTACTCCTCTTTCTTCCAAAATTTCTTCCATAATATCCTGGTAAAGAGCTCTATCTTCTTCACACAATTCATTGATGCTAACTCTTTTTCTTCTTCCTGAATTAGGTTTTTTACTTTTACCTGATTTACTTTCTAAATTATTCATGTTGGAATTATATATTTTTATCCAACTCTTTAATAAAGCTTTCGCTCTTCTATAAGGATTTTGATGTTTACCTTCTTTTCTTTGTTTTATGATTTGATATCTTTCTCAAAAATCTTCAACAAAAGTAATAATCGCTATTTCAAAACCTTCTTTTTGGTAAATGTGAATATATTTTAATTTTTGTTCTTTTGTAAATTGTTTTAAACGCATAAAAAAGACACACTCCTTTCTTTTTGGAATGTGTCTAATTTTTTTATCCTGATTTATTGAGCATAAAAAAGATCAAAATTTTTTCTAAAAAAAGAAATTTCCTTCATAGGTAAATTTGATCTTTTTTCAAAATTTTTTATTTCTTTTGAGTTATCAAATATGCAACTTGAAACAACTGGAAAAGCACTTGTGACAAGCGATGCACTTAAAGTTATTTTTATTCATTTCTTAATTGTTTTTTTCATCAAATCTCCTTTTAAAATTCCACTTGTTTATTTGGATAAATTTCCTGAATTTTGTTTTTGATACTTTCTTTTAAGTCATATTCAACTTCAAGCCATTTACTTCAAATTTCTTTTTCAATTTCAGTAAGTTTTCTATTAAAGTATCACTGTTCTAATTTGCTTTTTCTAATTATCGATCAAGCAAAAAAGTTAGACTGTTCAGTAGATTTAAATCAAATTTGATCATTAATTTTAATCATTTTAGGATAATTTTCATTTCTTTGAGTTTTAATTCCGAAGGTCAAATCTAAATATTTTTGAGAATTAATTTCAATTAGTTTAGGATCGTCGATAAATGGAATATATCAATCACGAAAAGTTCATAAATTATTATTGTATTCTTTTAATGAGTAATCATTTTGAATTTGTTCTTGATTGTAATCATAATAAAGTGAGTTAAAAATTTTGTTAGATTTTAAAATATTTGTAAAAAGTTTGGCTTGCTCGCTAGTTTCGAAATTAATTTCTCATACTGCAAAATCGATTAAAGGAAGTACTTTTTCTCCAATTTGCTCTTGGTATTTTGCTAGGTCAATTTTTATCAAGTTTCTTCCATCAATGATTTTGACAGCATTAATTGAAAGCTCCTCTTCATTTTTAATTAATTTGAATTGGACATTTTCTGAACTTAAATAATTTTTTAATTTAATTGCGGAAGTTCATAAAAATCATTTTTTTGGATAGTCATATTCTGAATCTTGAATGTTTGCTATAAAATTTCCGTTAAAAATTTGATCAGAATTTTCTATTTTAAATTGGATTTGATTTTCAGATTGATGATATTCACTATTTTTATTTCTATCTTTTTTCTTAAATCCTTTGAAGATGAAAGTAGAATGATATATTCGACTGTCTGAAAAAGGAAAGATTACTTCTTTAGGATAATTGAAACCTAAATATAAAATCACAATCCCCTCTTCATCTAATGTTTCGATCTTCATTCCTCATTTGTCTTGAAAAATCGGTGAATCTTTTTTAATCAATAAAAGATTAATGAATTGATAATAGGTTTCTATTTCACTAGGAAAAATTTTTTTGGCTTTTTCTTCAATAAGTTTTAGGTCATCACCATTATTCATTTCAGATAATTCAAAGTTAAAGTTTTGATGTAAATTTACTTTTTTAATCTTTAAATTTTTATCTTTCACACCTAAAACTTTATTTAATGAAATGTATTTAACATGACTATTGATAGTTGCTCCTACTCCTCATGCTATAGTTAAGAATGCAAAAAATGCTAAAACACCAAATGTAAATTTATATTTTTTAATTTTTTCAAACATGTAAACCTCTCTATAAAATAATAAAATCCATAGAATCAAGATCTATGGATTTTGTATTTTTATCACTTTTGGCTTTTAATTATATACACCAAATATAATAACATAAAAAATTAAAAAAACAATATTTAAAATTTTTTAAATTTACAAAATATAACCTAGTTCTTGATTTGGATATTTTTGATTAAAAACTTCTTGAAAAGACTTGTTTTGATTTGTCTTTGTATTTTTTCTAAAAATATCATAAGTGTATTGTGTTAAGAAATTTGAAACTTTATCATTATATTTGTTTAACAATAAATTTCGAAAATCGTTTTGTGCATTATTTTGATATTTTAAAGGCAATCATCATGATGAATTGTTTTCGACAAAATTCAACAAATATTTTTGATTTGAATTAGAATAAATACTTCCAACTATATCTTGATTATCTAAAGGAATAGAAACCTTAAAATTTGTTGATAAATCAATATAAGTTTCACTGTTTATTCTTAATAAATTTGTTGAATTTTCTAAATTATTTTGAAAATCTGTAAAAAGACTATTATTTATCTTTTTTGAAAGAGCTAAATCAAAATTAAAGAAATTTTTATTAAATGTATAAAAGTCTAATTGAGAATCTTTTTGCTTATAAAAACCATTTTCATGATTGTCTTCATTAGATCAAAAAGAAGCTATTTTATCTTTGCTTGTAAATAATTTTGCTTGTTCTTCATTTTCAAAATTGATTTCCAAAATTAAATAATCTAAAAAAGGTTTTGCTTGAATTTTCTCATTATTTTCTAAAAAATAAGAAAGATCTATTTTAGTTTCTCACTGATTCCGTCCATCTAAGAAAAAATGAGCATCAATATTTGTTTTACTAAATTTATTAGCTATTTTTAAATTAATTTTTTCTAAATTTAAATTATCTAAGAAGTTTTTTGCACTAGTAATTGCGAATCATTTTGTTGGGTATTGATTTTCATTTTTAGGTTTTAAATAATTAAAAAATGTCAAATTACCATTAATTGTTTTTTGATTAAAATTGAATGAATATAATAATTGATTATTAGGAGTATTTAATGATGTTTTTTCAATTGTATTATTGTTTTCTTTATTTCTTTTCTTAAATCCTGTCAGTATAATATTTTTTATTGGTTCTAATTTATTTTTTTGAGATTTTAAAAATAAAATTAAAGCCCCTAATTCATCAATAGGTTCAATTGCAATTAAATTGTAATCTTTATATGATTTGATTTGATTAAAAGAGAAAAAAGAATCAATATCAGAAAGATTATTAATTTCACTAGGTAAAATATTTATTATATTTTTTTCTTTTATTGTATATTCAAATTCTCCGAAATTTTTTAATGTAAATAAATCATATTTTCTTATATTATTTCATTTTTCTAATTTTGTTTTATTTCAAATTTGAAATTTGTGGTTCTTAATTTCTTTGTTGTTTTTTATTAAAAATATACCAAATGAAACGGTTTCATAAACAAAAATACAAAAACCAAAAAAAATTAAAAATTTTAATATTTTTCAAATATTTGCAATACTTTTTTTAAACATTTTTCCTCATTTTATAAATTTTTGCCTTTAATTTTTAAATTATAAGATTAAATAATTTATTTCTTTTAAAAAAATAAAATAAACTTGTACTGTGGAAAAATAGGTCATCATAAACTTTTGTTTTAGAAGTCAAGATTTTATTTTTTTAATAATTTTTTATTCTATTTCTTAAATAATATTATTGTTTCAATAAAATAAAAAAAGAGGAAAAAATGAAACAAGTAAAAAGAATTTTTAAAGGATTATTTTTAGGCTCAATAGCCATTTTACCTTTAATATCACAAGTTAGTTTATCTCAAAATTTAAATAATATCTCAAAAGAAGAGTTGTTAAAATTTTATAAAGAAACTGATTATAGAAAATTTTATGAGGACAACAGAAATGAAGTAGAACAATTTTTTGAAAAAGCAAAAAATAACGAAGAATTAAATTATTTATTAAATTCATTGGATGATAGTTTGTCAATAGAAAATTATTTAGATGATATTTCTAAATTAAATTTAAAAGATTTTGACAAAAAAGTATTAACTTTAGAATTTAAAAGATTTTTTAAAAGAGAATTAATTAAGCAAAGAGAACATAAAACAGGAAGAACGTTTAATAAATGACCTATTAAAAAATTTATAAGTTCAAAAAGAGAACCGGTAAAAGTATTTGATACTGGTGCTAACTTAAAAGCAAGCAATAAAGAAATAATTAAAAATGGTTTGCATATGTTTAGAATTACAGATAATGTTTTTGCTAAAGATGTTAGTTATATTTCTTGAACTAATGAAGAAATTGTGAATTTATTTTTTTCAAGATTTTTAAACAATGATGACCAAGCTTATTCATCAAATTTTATAGATTCTAATATCTTCAATGAAAATAACCCAAATTTATTAGAAATAGAATTGGAAAATTTAGAAAGCTCAAAATCAAAATGACGTCACCCTTTTTTAAGTGGTATAGCGAAAGCTTTAAAAATAACCTATGTATTTGAAAATTTAGGGAAAAAGCTAGAGAATAAACTTAATGAGTGAACTATAAATAAACCAGATTTTTTAGAGAAGAGTAGAAATGGTGAATTTTTCATTTTTATGAAATATTTCTATGCAAATGGAAGTAGAAAGTTTACTAGTTTTAAACATTTTTTAGAAGTAATGAAATCAGAAATGAATATCCCTGCAATAGCTGCAAAAACTACTACTGAAAATATTTTTAATAATCCTGCTATTTCTAAATTTATTCAATCTTTAAAATCAAATTTTGATAAAACCGGTAAACTTTTATCAAATTTTAAAATAGTATCTAAAGCATTTTCTAAATTTTTCCTTTCTCTTGCTATTTATGATTTAATGATAGGATTAAAGGAGTTTATAGAAAACTCTAGTACTGATTATATTAATGTAAAAAGTTTCTATAATATTATTACTTATTCTTCTGCTTTTATGCTTTCACTAGCATCAGCAAGTAATTCTGTTCCTTTGGTTGGTCAACTTGTGTCATTGGCAATTTTATCTTTAGATATTGCTTTAAAGACAATTAAAGTAGGAAATGGTCACACTTTTTATGAAAACTTTAATGATCATGGGTTAAATGATTGAGAATATCAATTAAAAAATAATTTTGATAATATGCTATATTGAGCAATTTCTTACAGTGATAATTTTAGAAAAGGTGTTACATGGAAAGTAACAGATGGATGATTTTCTTTTCCAGATTTATACATAGCAACCACAGAAGAAGAGAATAATGATTTCCCTTATTGAAAATATAAATACAAATGATTGTCTCCTGGTAATGAGTTTAATTTTGGTAATAAAATTCCATCTCCATAAAAATAGATAAAAAATCTTGCACTAGCAAGATTTTTTTCTTAGCTTAAATTTAATTAATAAAGAAATATTTTTGGATAAAAATAGTCTTTTACTCCTATTTTTAAGGGTTAAAAGAAAAAAATATTTAATTGTTTGGATTAAAAAAATTTCATGTTAAAATTTATACACTTATTATTTATATGCATATTTGAAAAAATATGAAAATTTAAAGGAGAGAAGTTTTATGGAGCAAAAAAAATATATCGAACGTCAGTTTGGTCCAAAAACAAAGAGAAGAGATTATTCTGTTACAAAACAATCGCTTCCATTGTTTGATATTCTTGCTACAAGCAAAGAAAGCTTTGAATACTTTATTAACAAAAGAATTCAAGAATGCTTACAAGAAGTTTATCCTATCGAAGCTGCTAATAAACAAGTTCGTTTAGATTACTTAAAAAATTCTATTAGATTAGAATTACCTTTCAAAAAACAAACAAGTGAAAGTGAAGAAATTAAAAAGTGTAAAGCTAAAGGAACAAATTTTAGTGTCAAAATTTACGCAACTCTTAAAAGAGAAATCACAGAAACAGGAGAAGTTCGTTTAGATGAAGTTCTTATTGGTGAAATTCCATACATGACATCAGGTGGAAGTTTTATCATTAACGGTTCTGAAAAAGTTATTGTTTCTCAGTTAATTCGTTCACCTGGTGCTTACTATGGATTAGGTGTTCGTAACAAACAATCAGATGACCTTTTCAATAAATTAGAAATTTTACCAAGAATTGGTTCATGACTTGAAGTTTCACATAAAGTTACTTCTTCATCAATTGACACAGTTAAAGTTAAAGTTGATAAAAATAAAAACATTAACCTTGCAACTTTCTTGGGTTCATTTGGTCTAACAGCCAAAACCATGGAAGAACTTTTTGGAACAAGTGATTTATTACTTGAAACTCTTAAAAAAGACAAAATTATGTCTAATTCAGAATTATCACCTGAAGAAAAAATTGATATGTGTCAAGAAGAACTATTTAGAGGTCTTAGAAAAGGTGATCGTATTTCTGAAGATGCTAAATTATCACTTATTCCAGGAATCTTATTTGACAAAAAACGTTACAACCTTTCTGAAACAGGTCGTTACATGCTTAATAAGAAACTTTCTTTAGTTGACCGTATTACAAACACTTATTTAGCAGAAGATCTTATTGCAAAAAATTCAGATGAAGTTTTATTTAAAAAAGGAACTTTTATTGATATTAAAATTGCTAAAGAAATTCAAGAAAAATTTGAATCTGGAATTTTAGAATCAGTTAAAATCCCTAAAATTGATGCAGAGTTTGTTTACCACAAAGTTATTAAACAAAACAAGGATCTTAAAAAACGGATCAAAATTATTAAAGTTAAAGTTTATCCTTCAATGAAATTAATGGAATCAGGTGTTGATCCAATTTTAGTAATTGGAAATGATCCAAAATCTGTTGAACAACATTTATTAATTTCAGATATTGTTGCTGCAATTAATTACTACTTTAATTTAACAGCGGGAATTGGACAAGATGATGATCCAGATTCACTTACTAACAAACGGATTGTATCAGTTGGTGAATTACTTGAAGGTCAATTATCAGTTGCTTTAAGTAAACTTGAAAAAATTACTCGTGAAAGAATGGGTGCTAAAGAACCTGATAAAGTTACTGCTAAAAATGTTACAAATAACAAATTAGTAACTAACCAAATGAAAACATTCTTTAATACTTCAAAACTTTCACAATTTATGGATCAAATTAATCCATTAGCTGAAGTTTCAAACAAACGTCGTGTTACATCTTTAGGGCCAGGTGGTCTTAACCGTGATACTGCTCAATTTGAGGTTCGTGATGTTCACTCAACTCACTATGGAAGAATTTGTCCTATTGAAACACCAGAAGGACCTAACATCGGACTTATCCTTAACTATGCTACATTCGCAAAAGTAAATGAATTAGGATTCCTTAAAACTCCATACTTTAAAGTTAATAATGGTGTTGTTGATTATAATGATGTTAGATATCTAACAGCTGCTGAAGAAATTGGTTATTCATTTGCTCAATCTTCTGTTAGAGTTGATGAAAATAATAAAATTGTTGTTCCAACTTTAACAGTTAGACGTGATTATAACTATATTATTGCGACTCCATATGATGTTGATTTTATTGAGGTTTCATCTAAACAAATTGTTTCAGTTGCTGCTGCGGCTATTCCGTTTTTAGAAAATGACGATGCCAACCGTGCACTTATGGGTTCAAACATGCAACGTCAAGCGGTTCCACTTTTACAAGCTGAAGCTCCTTTAGTTGCAACA from Mycoplasmopsis gallopavonis encodes the following:
- a CDS encoding ATP-binding cassette domain-containing protein, with amino-acid sequence MIKFQQVQLQYNQKNLVLKNINLEFQNGQIIGLIGKSGCGKTTLLKSIFDHSLVVQGQIYVNDLDLQNRKNQKKINQKLTFIDQEGLYLEEYDFYHNLKFSYQNWSNFLFKTLKIFTKTELSTIWEELTFLGLENWAFVPLKNLSAGQKQRMNILRGLANDSQIILADEPTSNLDLNSSNKVMQLFVKQKQANKVVIIAIHDLEIALNYCDVLVAFKDQEVAGVFKPSEIKLNELKEYFDN
- a CDS encoding DDE-type integrase/transposase/recombinase, with the protein product MRLKQFTKEQKLKYIHIYQKEGFEIAIITFVEDFWERYQIIKQRKEGKHQNPYRRAKALLKSWIKIYNSNMNNLESKSGKSKKPNSGRRKRVSINELCEEDRALYQDIMEEILEERGVKQQEIFEKIIKIKEDKSKQFRNISKISFVLKLNRTSFYYSYSKKEKIDKKKYIDDELINWINLEAKNSNFVIGRDKLYQKYLLTHQKRISSYLFRLNYEFNQYKSRAYQKKKSKKNKEEKFSRIWAPDLVQGNFKSNYFGEKLHADIKFIKTKEGMRFLHVITETFSNTVLNWTLSDIRDSASTIKLVQDTLDKHKVKPTIFHSDHGIEYANFAFSKFLKNVNTKQSMSPKGNSLANRPSEFIFALIQRELLDFYETDKMLDSEVNSIISKYFSWYNFERPQSNLNWKTPHGFSTHATLSV
- the rpoB gene encoding DNA-directed RNA polymerase subunit beta — encoded protein: MEQKKYIERQFGPKTKRRDYSVTKQSLPLFDILATSKESFEYFINKRIQECLQEVYPIEAANKQVRLDYLKNSIRLELPFKKQTSESEEIKKCKAKGTNFSVKIYATLKREITETGEVRLDEVLIGEIPYMTSGGSFIINGSEKVIVSQLIRSPGAYYGLGVRNKQSDDLFNKLEILPRIGSWLEVSHKVTSSSIDTVKVKVDKNKNINLATFLGSFGLTAKTMEELFGTSDLLLETLKKDKIMSNSELSPEEKIDMCQEELFRGLRKGDRISEDAKLSLIPGILFDKKRYNLSETGRYMLNKKLSLVDRITNTYLAEDLIAKNSDEVLFKKGTFIDIKIAKEIQEKFESGILESVKIPKIDAEFVYHKVIKQNKDLKKRIKIIKVKVYPSMKLMESGVDPILVIGNDPKSVEQHLLISDIVAAINYYFNLTAGIGQDDDPDSLTNKRIVSVGELLEGQLSVALSKLEKITRERMGAKEPDKVTAKNVTNNKLVTNQMKTFFNTSKLSQFMDQINPLAEVSNKRRVTSLGPGGLNRDTAQFEVRDVHSTHYGRICPIETPEGPNIGLILNYATFAKVNELGFLKTPYFKVNNGVVDYNDVRYLTAAEEIGYSFAQSSVRVDENNKIVVPTLTVRRDYNYIIATPYDVDFIEVSSKQIVSVAAAAIPFLENDDANRALMGSNMQRQAVPLLQAEAPLVATGIEADIAKYSSYNIVAKNAGEVVFVDGSKIHIKYPSPKEEGKFITDKYTLRNFERSNQGTLIQQRPIVHVGQKVEKGDLLVDGSSFKDGEMALGKNLLVGFSTWNGYNYEDAVIINERLVKDDVFTSIHIEEQTIQFRSSRAGDDELTNDIPNVSKYSLRHLDENGIVRVGSEVMPGDVLVGRTSPKGEENPSQEEKLLMAILQQRSSNKKDTSLKVKNGHNGTVIHVEVLSRDKGDVLEEGIDKIVKVSIAQKRKIKVGDKVAGRHGNKGVISIVLPEEDMPYLEDGTPLDVMLNPQGVPSRMNIGQILEIHLGMAARKLGVKFVTPSFDGVKKPDIEVALEEAGLDKSGKQILIDPITGRKFDKPISVGVMYMLKLNHMVDDKMHARSVGPYSLITQQPLGGKSQNGGQRFGEMETWAIESYGATNVLQEILTYKSDDISGRNALYSALVSGKELPNPGIPESFNVLSYELKGLGMKLEVQEKDINESEELDVDLYQYLDAGGESYE